The nucleotide sequence GTGGGCCTTACCCTTCTTCCATGAAAATGACCTCCATATTCTGCCTCCCTGCATCAGGGGAGGCCTGGCCAGAAGAGCCCAAGAAAGGGTTTTCTGCCCTGACCCTGACTGACCTTGAGCTTGGGCAGACCCCTCTCCCTCTGTTGGCccattttcccatctgtaaaatgggcttgtTGGAGGAGATGATCCCTGAGGTCTGCTCAAGCTCTAACTGTAACACAGGCAGCAACTGGTGTTTATCAAGCCTGGTGTGTGCTGAGCCCAGGGAAACCAAAGACGGCATGGACAAGCCCCTGCCCTCCAGGATCTACTACTGGTATCTCCCTACCCTGTCCTTACCACCACTCTGCTTCCCATTCAAGTGTCTGTTGTAGAACCAAAaggccagctgggcatggtggctcattcctgtaatcccagcactttgggaggccgaggtgggcagatcacttgaggtcaggagttcaagaccagcctggccaacatggtgaaaccctgtctctactaaaaaaaaaaaaaaaaaacattagccaagcatggtggtgcacacctgcaatcccagctactcgggaggctgaggcagaagaagtgcttaaacccaagaggtggaagttgcagtgagctgagatcatgccattgcactccagcctgggcaacagagaaagactccatttcaaaaaaaaaaaaaaaaaaaaaaaagatccaaaagaactttttcaatttgttttatcTATTGAATATAGTTGAAATGTCCAAAGCAAGTAGActgaatgttttctattttcctacataaaaatgaatgaaaacctTCAAATCTCTACTACCTTCAAGACATATCCAGAATCTGACCCCTTCCCACCAGCTTTACTGGTACCTACCCCCAATAGGAGCCATCATGATCTCTACCCTGGAATAATCCAGTAGCTTTGCTGGCCCCAGCATCCTTGCCACCGCCTCCCAGCAGTCCACTCTGCACACAGTGGCCTGAGCACTCCTACCATGTCTCTGCTCTAAACCTTCAATAAGGTCTCATTGCATTCAGAGTAAAATggttaaagaaaaatcaaacaataggatctccccaccccccaccccagctctgATCTCATTTCTACCCGCTTCCCTCCGTGCTCCCACCATTCTGGCTAACTGGCTTCCTTGTCATTTCTCAGTgacacctcagggcctttgcacttgctgtacCTCCTACCTGGAATGGTCTTCCCCCAACCACCGTCCCAGCTTATTTGCTTGCctccttcaggtctctgctccaAAGCCACTCATCAGGGAGGCCCTTCCTCAAAGTCCTAAGAAAACACCTCTCTCTGCCCCGCCTTGTTGGCTGAATTTTACTCTGTAATGCTTCCCTCCAGGAAGAGTACGTTTTTCATTGTCTGACTTTGCCCACTGGAACGTCAGCTCCATCAGAGCAACAGCCTTGTCTGTCTTGGTGATTGctgtattcccagtgcctggcatggtgcctggcacatactagaCACTCCCTTCATATGTGTTAAGTGAAAGAATGACTGAAGCCCCTTATGTTCCTTTCTAATGTGGAACCTTGGCTTTTTTATTCCTTATATTTTGTCTTCTGTGGGCCAGCGGCTTCTGTTTAGAGAGGAGCCTCCCAGCTTCCAGGCGTGATTTCCTCCCCCCGTGACTGGGCCTTCCTTCTCCCAGGGCCTGGGAAGGGGAGCCATGTCTTGTTTGCCTCATCATTGCCTCTCCCTCTTCATTTTCCCCTGCCCTAGCTCCCATCAGGCTCAGGATTCATCGAACCCCCCCACTTCCACTCTGTGGTGTGCCCAGAGCACAGTGCACCCCGTGGCTGGACGTGGGAGGAGTGGTCTTTCATTCCTGGGGTTGCCATTCTCATTGTGTGCCTTGGGCGGCCTGTGGTTTCTGAGAATTTGCCATGAAAATTGTACTCAGCTGCTGTGCGAAGAGCAGCAGAGATTCATGTAGTAATCTCCCGCCCTGCCACCTCCCAGGATCCCAGAGCCCCCCAGGAACCGCCCCTAGGATGGGAGGAGGAAAGGCAGGGGGAGAGGAAGACTCCCACTTGATATTGAGCCACCTGGCTTTGTGACCAGATCCTTTGAAAGACCACGCCGGGATTCCCCAGGTCCTTCAGAGCAGAATGTCTTTAGAAATGAACCCCAAAGGTGTCCGTTCCGGAAAAGCCAACGTTGCTCATAAGCAATGCCTTCATTTTCTGTGGCTGAGGGGAGGGGAATCCCTGAATCCTGGCTTGGATGTGCTTTGGAACCTCAGTAATATATATCACCAGTAATAATATCATATTATTAATGACTTGTTACATACACACGCTGTGCCAGGTAGTACTCCAGGGATTTCATCCACATTCTCTTTCAGCAGCTGTGTGAGTGGAGTCATGTCAGGCAAAAAGACAAGCTAGAGAAGTGACAAGTCTGCCCCATACCTCCCACCTAGGAAGTGCCAGAGCTGGGATTCAGGCTGCCTTGGCCGTTTCTATTGCCTGACCTGTCTTAGCTTTTGAATAAAAGTAGGGGAGGTATTTGGATGATTTGCACAGAGAAAAGCAGccaaatatctccactactaacCCCAAGAATCCAGGGCTCTGTTGCTTTTGGAGGGACTCTGTGGCCCAGAGGTGGCCCCGCGAGGTCCTTGTAGCTGTGGAGGGATTTGATGGGGATGGAGAAGTTATTTGGCCCCTGGCTGGCTGTCGTGGTAAGCTCTTGGTGTTGGCGCCTCTGACAGGGAAACAGCTCTAGTGCTTCACCACACACACTAAACCTTGGTTCGCTTATCTGTGGCACGGGTATGCTGACTGCTGTGGCAAAGAGATTAGGGCCAGTTAGGGTCGGTCTCCCTTTGGTCTAGCCTGGAACCTTCTTATCAGTAACCAGTCCTGTTAAAATggaatttcaaatgaaaatgatTGTTAAGTAAAGACCAATCGGGGCCCGCAGGAGTTCGGAGGAGGCCTAACCGTGCTGCCTGTGTCTTTCCGCAGACCCGAGCCCACCGGCGCGCCTCCTGGCCACCCGGCCGTGCTGCGGCCCCGGCCCCGAGCGACGCCCGGTCCTGGGCGAGGCGCCGCGCTTCCACGCGCAGGCCAAAGGCAAGAACGTGCGGCTGGACGGCCACTCGCGCCGGGCCACACGGCGCAACAGCTTCTGCAATGGCGTCACGTTCACGCAGCGGCCCATCCGGCTGTACGAGCAGGTGCGGCTGCGCCTGGTGGCCGTGCGCCCTGGCTGGAGCGGCGCGCTGCGCTTCGGCTTCACCGCGCACGATCCGTCGCTCATGAGCGCCCAGGACATCCCCAAGTACGCCTGCCCGGACCTGGTCACGCGGCCGGGCTACTGGGCCAAGGCACTGCCCGAGAACCTGGCGCTGCGCGACACGGTGCTGGCCTACTGGGCCGACCGCCACGGCCGCGTGTTCTACAGCGTGAACGACGGCGAGCCGGTGCTCTTCCACTGCGGCGTGGCCGTGGGCGGCCCGCTCTGGGCGCTCATTGATGTCTACGGCATCACCGACGAGGTGCAGCTTCTGGGTAGGTCGCGGGCGCGGCG is from Pan troglodytes isolate AG18354 chromosome 4, NHGRI_mPanTro3-v2.0_pri, whole genome shotgun sequence and encodes:
- the NEURL1B gene encoding E3 ubiquitin-protein ligase NEURL1B isoform X3 — its product is MGNTVHRTLPDPSPPARLLATRPCCGPGPERRPVLGEAPRFHAQAKGKNVRLDGHSRRATRRNSFCNGVTFTQRPIRLYEQVRLRLVAVRPGWSGALRFGFTAHDPSLMSAQDIPKYACPDLVTRPGYWAKALPENLALRDTVLAYWADRHGRVFYSVNDGEPVLFHCGVAVGGPLWALIDVYGITDEVQLLGTLQSSPATTTPSGSLSGSQDDSDSDMTFSVNQSSSASESSLVTAPSSPLSPPVSPVFSPPEPAGIKNGECTVCFDGEVDTVIYTCGHMCLCHSCGLRLKRQARACCPICRRPIKDVIKIYRP